Part of the Ignavibacterium album JCM 16511 genome, TTGCTATGTATAACAATGATTCCAATTGATTCAGAAGTTGGACTTTCTGTTTTGTCAGCATCTTGATAAATGTCCATTGTCTTCTTACTGAGGCGTAATAGTCCTGATTGTTATACTGAACTTTTTCCGGATGACTTATCATATACTCAGCAACATTACGGGCACTTTGTTTATCAGTGATAATCCTCTTTAGTGTTGCTTTGCTGTTGTAGCTTACACCAAAAGGATTTATTCGTGCTACAGATAGCTGAAGTTTACTCTGACAAGCGCTAAGAAACTTAAGCCAGTTATTTTCATATCCTCCGGTTGATTCAACTGCTGCAAGGATATTTGAGTCGGGATACTTGGCCAAAAAGCCAGATAGAATTTTGTATAACTTATTGTGTCCGTCAAAGGTATCATCAAGCTGAAAATTATCTTCAATAACTTTTTTATTTTCGTCAAGGATGATAAAATCAGCATATCCTTTGCTGACATCAATACCGAGATAAAAGTTTTGTTGCATAAAAAACCTTTGATTAAAATTTAGTTATAAAAATTTCAGGTAACATCAGTCTTGTAAAATACGGCTTCATTTGAGCCAAGTTATTCCTCGACTTTTACCTGAACGGAAGGAAAAAACTTTGCGACGGGCTCGAAACCCAAGACACAAACCTTCTCTTCCGTAAAGGAAATAAACTTATTCATTATTTCAAAGAACTTTTTATACTTTTAACATACAAGACGCTAAGACGCCAAGCAACAAAAAACAACTATGATAAAAAAAGGAAAACCAAAAAAAGTTTTAATACTCGGAAGCGGTGCTTTGCAAATCGGGCAAGCCGGTGAATTTGATTATTCCGGTTCGCAGGCAATTAAAGCTCTAAGAGAAGATGCTGTCGAGACTATTCTGATAAATCCTAATATCGCTACAATTCAAACTTCAGAAAACTTTGCTGATAAAGTTTATTTCATTCCGATTAAAGCAGACTTTGTTGAAAGAGTTATCGAAAAAGAAAAACCAGATGGAATACTTCTTCAGTTTGGCGGACAAACAGCTTTGAATGTTGGAGTTGAATTGTATGATAAAGGAATTCTCGCAAAGTACAATGTGAAAGTTCTTGGAACTCCCGTTGAGACAATAAAAGATACCGAAGACCGTTTACTCTTTGCCAAACGGGTTGAAGAGATTGGTTTGAAAGTAGCAAAGAGTAAAACAGCAACAAACCTTGACGAAGCAATTCAAGCCGGTAAACAAATTGGCTACCCACTGATGGTTCGAATTGCTTATGCACTTGGAGGGTTAGGGTCGGGAATTGTAAACAACGAAAAAGAGCTTATCGAAAAAGCACGAAGAGCATTTTCATTTACAAATCAGATTTTGATTGAAGAATCTTTGTATGGATGGAAAGAAGTTGAGTATGAAATTGTCCGCGATAAATACAACAACTGCATAACTGTTTGTTCGATGGAAAATATTGATCCGATGGGAATTCACACCGGCGACAGCGTTGTAATTGCACCGGTTCAAACGCTATCAGCAAGAGAAAACTTTAAACTTCGTTCAATCGGAATAAAATTAATTCGTCATCTCGGAATTATTGGTGAATGCAACATTCAATATGCACTTGATCCAAACTCAGAAGATTATCGCATCATAGAAGTTAATGCAAGATTGAGCAGAAGTTCTGCACTTGCATCCAAAGCAACCGGTTATCCGCTTGCTTTCATCGCTACTAAACTTGCACTCGGTTATGCGCTTAATGAAGTAGTGAATGCAATCACTCAGGAAACTTCTGCAAACTTTGAACCTGCACTTGATTATGTCGCTTTAAAATTTCCAAGATGGGATTTGCAAAAGTTTCAGCAAGTTAGTACGCAGCTTGGCTCCGAGATGAAATCAGTTGGCGAAGTAATGTCGCTTGGGAGAAGCTTTGAAGAAGTTCTTCAGAAAGCAATACGAATGCTTGATGTTGGAATGAAAGGATTTGTTGGTAATGAATTACACTTTGAGAATCTGGATAAAGAACTTAGCGAACCAACAGACAAAAGAATATTTGCAATTGCAGAAGCACTGAGAAAAGGATATTCCGTTGATCGGATACACGAGCTTACAAAAATCACAAAATGGTTTTTGTATAAAATGAAAAACATTGTTGATATTGAAACGAAACTTCGGGGCTTTAAAAACCTAGAAAGTTTGGATGCAGAATTAATGAAGGCAGCAAAGCAATCAGGATTTTCAGATTTGCAAATTGCCCAACTTGTAAACAGTGATGAAATGTCTGTTCGTAAGTTTCGTAAATCTATTGGTGTTGTTCCCGTTATAAAACAAATTGATACAATGGCAGCTGAATTTCCTGCACAGACAAATTATCTTTACCTCACTTATCACGGTGAAGAAGATGATATCAAATCAGGAGAAAAAGATCATATAATTGTTTTAGGTAGTGGTCCATATCGCATTGGTTCTTCTGTTGAGTTTGATTGGTGCTGCGTTAATGCTGCAACTCAGGTTAACAAGAGCGGTTACAAATCAATTATGATAAATTGTAATCCTGAAACTGTAAGCACCGATTATGATATCTGCGACAAACTTTATTTTGAGCAACTAACACTTGAGCGCGTTCTGGATATTTGTGATAAAGAAAATCCTGCCGGAGTAATTGTATCGATGGGCGGACAAACTCCAAACAATCTTGCAATGAAACTCCACAAGGTAGGAATAAAAATTATTGGTACAACTCCAGAGCAAATTGATAATGCAGAAAGTCGTCATAAATTTTCACAAATACTTGACGAGATTGAAGTTGATCAGCCGGAATGGAGAGAAGTAACAACACTCGAAGATGCAAAACAGTTTTCAAAAAATGTTGGTTATCCGGTTTTGATACGACCAAGCTATGTTCTTAGTGGTGCCGCAATGAGTATTGTTTTAACAGAAGATGAACTTGAATTATATCTTAAAAAAGCAACAGAGCTTAACACAGAACATCCCATTGTGATAAGCAAATTTATTACTGATGCAAGAGAAATTGAAGTTGATGCTGTAGCAACCGAAGGAGAACTTTTCTGTTATGCGATTGCAGAGCATGTTGAAAATGCCGGAGTTCACTCCGGTGATGCAACAATAGTTTTACCTCCACAGAGAACTTATCTTGAAACAATGCGCAGAGTAAAACTTATCACAAAAAAAATCGCAAAAGCACTTGAAATAACAGGACCTTTCAACATTCAGTTCATTGCAAAGGATAATGAAGTAAAAGTAATTGAGTGCAATCTACGTGCCTCCAGAAGTTTTCCTTTCGTATCAAAGACTTTAAAAATTAATTTTATTGAAATTGCTACTCGATTGATGCTTGGTGAAAAGGTTCCGCGTATTGACAAATCGTCTTTCGATCTTGATTATGTTGGAGTAAAAGCTTCACAATTTTCTTTCACCAGATTAAAAGGAAGCGATCCTGTGACAGGAGTTGAAATGTCATCAACCGGTGAAGTTGCCTGTCTGGGAGATGACTTTAATGAAGCATTTCTTAAATCAGTTTTAGCAACAGGCTATAAAATTCCGCAAAAGGCTGTTCTTCTTTCAACCGGAACTCCAAGAAACAAAGCCGAGCTAATTGACGAGTTGTTAATTCTGAAAAAGATGGGATTAAAATTTTACGGAACCAAAGGCACGGCAGATTTTTATAAACACAACGGTGGAATTGATGTGGAAGTTTTATATCGTCCCTATGATAATCAGGAACCTTCTATCCTTACTTATATGAGTGAAGGAAAAATTGATCTTGTGATTAACATCCCAAAGACTGCGGAGAAAGTTGAACTTGACAGCGATTATATAATCAGAAGAAAAGCTGTTGATTTAAACATTCCATTACTTACAAATGTTCAGATAGCAAAAAGATTTATCAAAGCTCTTGAACAATACAATCAGCAGGAACTTCCTGTTAAGAGTTGGGATGAATATGTGTGAGTTTAAGTTAGAGTTTTACTAAAGTACAATTACAAAACCCTCCGTATTCAGGAGGGCTTTTCGATTAATCTACTTTTTATAATAACTCAATGCTTCGGGTAAATGTTTTTTTATGTCCGCAATTCTTGTTTCATCTGAAGGGTGTGTGCTCAGCCATTCTGGAGCTTTTGGTCCGCTTGCTTTTGACATTCTTGTCCAGAAATCAACTGCTGCTTCAGGATTATATCCGGCCATTGCCATAAAAATTAATCCCAGACGATCAGCTTCGCTTTCGTGTGAACGACTGAATGGCAGCATTATTCCAACAGTTGTTCCGACACCATAAGCAGCAAGAAAAAGGTTCTGAGTTGTTTCAGGTTCGTTCTGCAATGCAACTGAAAGCGCCATTCCACCAAGTTGCTGCAATAAACCCTGACTCATTCTTTCAGCTCCGTGCTGCGCAATAGCGTGAGCAATTTCGTGTCCCATTACAACGGCAAGTCCGGTTTCATCTTTCGTTAAAGGAAGAATTCCGGTATAAACAACAACTTTACCACCGGGCATACACCATGCATTAACTTCATCGCTTTCAACAAGATTAAATTCCCATTCATATCCTTTAAGCTGATCGGATAAATTATTCTGTGCAAAGTATGTTTCAACTGCTTTTTGAATATTTGTACCGACTCTTCTTACCATTGCAGTTGCTTCTTTATCTTCACTTAATTTGTTCTGCTTAATAAATTCACCATACTGCTGAAAACTGAGGGCGTTGATTTCTGAAGCGGGAATTAAACTTAACTGCTTTCTTCCGGTAATCGGAACCGTACTACAGTAATAAACAATCAGAGCAAGAACAATCAGTGATAAATAGATTCTTAATTTTTTCATTTTTCTTTCCTTATGAATTTTATTTTCCTGTCAAAATATAAGAACTTTATAAACTTATTTCTCTACTTTAATCTCAGCCACAAATTCTGATTTTTGATTGAGGTATATTTGCAAATAGAAAAATGAATTAAGAGGATAAAATGCAAATTGGAATTGTAGGACTTCCTTACTCAGGTAAAACAACTTTATTTCAAACAATTACAAAGACACTTTTAGACCCAACTGAATTAACAAAGTCAGAAACTCATCAGGCAGTGATAAAAGTGCCTGACAAAAGATTGGATAAGCTTACTGAAATTTTTAATCCGAAGAAAAAAGTTAATGCAACAATTGAAGTTGTGGATGTGGTCGGACTTCAAAAGGGCGATGCTGGTTCAACTCAGTTTACGGGGAATTTTTTATCGAAGGTAAAAACAAATGATGCGCTGGTGCAGGTAGTAAGACTGTTTGATAATCCTGCAGTTCCGCATCCTGATGGTTCGATTAATATGATGCGCGATATAAACGCATTCGAAACAGAATTTATTCTTTCAGATATGGCTTTGGTTGAAAAAAGAATTGAAAGCATAAAAAAGCAGATACTGAAAACCCAGGATGAAAAACTGAAAAAAGAATTACCCGTACTCGAAAAGTGTCTTGAGCTTTTACAGGAAGAAAAACCTTTGCGAGATCATCACTTTACAAAAGAAGAACTTCAGATGTTAAAAACTTATCAGCTGCTCTCAATAAAGCCAATGCTGATAGCTCTGAACTTTGATGAAACTCAGGTTAATGACACAGAGAAATATCTGAGTGAAGTGATTAAACATAAATCCGGACACAACACCAAAGTACTTTTCTTCTTCGGAAAGATTGAAATGGAAATGGCAGATTTATCAGAAGAAGATGCAAAAGCATTTATGCAGGATTATGGAATTACGGAATCAGCACTTGACAAACTTATACGCGAAGCTTATGACTTACTTGGCTTGCAATCATTCTTTACCGTTGGCGAAGATGAATGTCGTGCCTGGACAATTAAAAAAGGAATGAACGCTCAGGAAGCTGCTGGAGAAATTCACACTGACTTTTTCAAAAAATTTATTCGTGCAGAAGTTGTTCACTATGATGATTTTATCGAATGCGGCGGTTCATTTGCAAAAGCAAAAGAACTCGGCAAATGGCGACTCGAAGGTAAAGAATATATTGTTAAAGATGGCGATATAATTTCTGTAAGGCATAGTTGATTTTAATAAAAAAATTGTGGCAGAGAAAACTGTTCAATATTATTTGTCATTCCGAATCTTTTTATCGGAGGTGAAATCTTAGTTTGAAAGGCCTTTCTGATTCGCTTCACTTCTTCGAATCAAAATTAAAGGTTCATCTGGAAGTTTTTTAATAATTCTCTTTGTAAATCCATCATTAAATGGCTGATTATCAGCCAGGCTTACCTTAAATTTGTTCCGTATGATTAAGAGACAGATTACATCAAAATTACTTCTGTCCTTATCAGATTCACCGTTTGTGGTTATTCAGGGAGCCCGCCAGACAGGAAAGAGTACGCTCGTAAAATATTTATCAGAAGAAAAATACCCTGCAACTTATATGACTTTTGATGATTTAACCATTTTATCAGCAGCCCAAAGCAATTCTCTTGATTTAATAATTGAAATATAATTTTACCTTACATCTTCCCTTTCATAATTTCCATCAGCAATTTGTTTTGAAGTCAGGAATGCAAGTCTAACAATCTTCTCAAATAAATCAGGATTAAGTGTTTCTACTGTGTCAGTAGGAAGATGAAGATGATCATAACTGTACTTTGAAACAAAGTAAAGCGAGGGAATTCCTTTTTCGTGAAAAGGTGTTGCATCTGCACCTCCACCGCTCCAGGTATCACTAACCATTAGCTTAAAGTTTTTCTCATCAAAATCTTTTGCAATTTGCCATAACTTCGGAGAGCTTTTCCCATTTCCAACCTGAATACTATCACCATAACCGATGCAATCGAGATTTAGCATTGCTACAATTTTTTCTTCCGGCACTTTCAGATTTTCAACGAAATGTTTTGAGCCATTTAATCCTTGTTCTTCGCTTGCAAATGAAACAAAAATTATTGATCGTTTTGGTTTAACTTTATCCGCTACAAATGCCTTTGCAATTTCAAGAACTCCTGCAGAACCTGAAGCATTATCATTTGCACCCGGGAAAAGTAATCCTGCCTGTGAACCAACATGATCAAGATGAGCACCGATAACGACATATTCATTTTTTAAGATTGGGTCGTTGCCTTCAAGCAAGGCGACCACATTCATTGTTTTTGCTTCTTTCTGATAATATGTTGTTGCAATTACTTTCGCTTTTGTTCTTGTTAAGAACGAGAATGGTTTTTTCTTTTCATCAATTTTAGTCTGACATTCACTGAGTGTTAATCCAACTTTGCTTAACAACTTATTGGCTGATTCAATTGAAATATGAATCTGCGGAAAAACAGTTGGCTGCTCGCCTTCACCGTGCATAACACTTCCAATGAGGGGTTGTGGTTTTTCATCATTCGGAAGAGAAACAAAAAGAATTCCTTTTGCACCCTTTTGTTTTGCAACCAGAGATTTTTCTCTTGGATAGGCAGTTCCCCAATCTTTATCATCAATTTTCCATTTGGGATTTTGCTTGAACACAATTACAATTTTGTTCTTGACATTTACATTCTGATAATCATCATAACCCAAATCAGGTCTGGAGATTCCGTATCCACAAAAAGCAACCGGCAAAGTAAAACTATTAGCTCCGCTGAATCCTCTTAAAACAAAATCTTTTCCGTATTTATAAATGATTGTTTCTGAATCAATAATTGCTTCGAAAACTACTGGCGTATCAATTCTGTTGTACTCAACATTCAGAAACTGGAAATAGCCGGCATCTCCGAATGGTTTTAATTTCATCTCAAGAAATTTATTTGATACAAACTTTGCAGCTTTGTCATATCCTTCACTACCGGGCAGTCTGCCGTCATATTCTTTGGATGAGAGGATTGAAACAGTTTTTATTAAAGATTCTTTTGTGATTTGAGAAACTGCATTTCTATCCTGTGGTTTAATTATAATGAAACTGAAAATGATGAGAATAGGAATAAGTTTTTTCATTGCTTCATAATTTTATTTTGATGTACTGAATAAAAATAATCAAACAATAATGAAATCAGAAAAGTGGTGATGTTCATCCAGTTGCTAATTCATGTTCGGGACAATCAACTCTGAGCTCATTCGTTTTAAGAGGAAGGTTAAGAAGCTGACAGAAATAAATTTCTTTTCTGTTCTTCTTCTGTTTTTGGAAATGCCTGCAGGTGAAACAAATTCTGTTTCGATTAATTATTCCTTCTTCTTCAAAGTTAATTAGTATCTGAAGCAGGGTTTCATAAAGAGCTGATTTTTTTCCTATCGGGATGTCTTTAAAATTTCTTTTGAACTGTTCTCCCCAGTTTTCAATTTTCTTTACAAGCTCATTCCCTTTCGGAGTTAAAACGAGGTAAAAAAATCTCGCATCTTCTTTGTCGGAGAGTTTTTTTAACAATTTTTTCTGAACGAGTGATTTAACAGCATCACTTACAGTTGCCTTTGTAATATTTAATCGCTGAGCTAGAGCTGTAATGTTTCTCTCTGCTTCCGGTTGATGATAAACATGAATCAGAATCTGAGTCTGAATCGGACTGAGGTTATACTGCTTTGTTTGTTCCCAAAGAAGAACCCTGAAGATATGACTTATTCTTTCGAGAGCGAGAACAAGTTTTGCATCCACATCATTGTGCTGATATTTATGGTTGAATATAGATTTCACAAAACAAAATTAAATAATTAAAATAAGAGAAAACAGAAGTGTCACCCTTCGGTTAGAGTCTGTGTCATTCCAAAAATTTTTCAATCTGAATTTGTTTCAGAGTCCGAAATAAATTCTGAATGACAATCAAGACACAGCCCTGAATTCCGGGTGACACCCGATCAACAAGAATTGATATTACAAATTACTTTCTGTATTCACTGAATACATAGTCTTTATCTTTTTGTGAAAGATGACAGCTGAAACAATCGCCTTCCATATTTTTAACAACTCTTTCTCTTGTGTCGCCCTTAAATGCTTCAAATCCCCATCCGCCGGTATCTCTATATTTTTTTGAATTCTTTTCCATCACGCCTACAACTTTTCTGTTTCCCTCTGCGACTGCATTATCTGCGGAAACTGTTTCTAGTAAATCAAAGACAATTACAGAACCATCTTTAAATTTATTTCCGGCTTTATATCCTTCAAGAGCAGTCTTGTTTGCATAAATGTGATGAATTCCACCGAAAGCATCGTAAAGTGGATGGCCTTTTTCAAGAATAAGCGTTTTTACATGTGTCCAGTTTCTGTAACCTTCGGGA contains:
- the carB gene encoding carbamoyl-phosphate synthase (glutamine-hydrolyzing) large subunit; this translates as MIKKGKPKKVLILGSGALQIGQAGEFDYSGSQAIKALREDAVETILINPNIATIQTSENFADKVYFIPIKADFVERVIEKEKPDGILLQFGGQTALNVGVELYDKGILAKYNVKVLGTPVETIKDTEDRLLFAKRVEEIGLKVAKSKTATNLDEAIQAGKQIGYPLMVRIAYALGGLGSGIVNNEKELIEKARRAFSFTNQILIEESLYGWKEVEYEIVRDKYNNCITVCSMENIDPMGIHTGDSVVIAPVQTLSARENFKLRSIGIKLIRHLGIIGECNIQYALDPNSEDYRIIEVNARLSRSSALASKATGYPLAFIATKLALGYALNEVVNAITQETSANFEPALDYVALKFPRWDLQKFQQVSTQLGSEMKSVGEVMSLGRSFEEVLQKAIRMLDVGMKGFVGNELHFENLDKELSEPTDKRIFAIAEALRKGYSVDRIHELTKITKWFLYKMKNIVDIETKLRGFKNLESLDAELMKAAKQSGFSDLQIAQLVNSDEMSVRKFRKSIGVVPVIKQIDTMAAEFPAQTNYLYLTYHGEEDDIKSGEKDHIIVLGSGPYRIGSSVEFDWCCVNAATQVNKSGYKSIMINCNPETVSTDYDICDKLYFEQLTLERVLDICDKENPAGVIVSMGGQTPNNLAMKLHKVGIKIIGTTPEQIDNAESRHKFSQILDEIEVDQPEWREVTTLEDAKQFSKNVGYPVLIRPSYVLSGAAMSIVLTEDELELYLKKATELNTEHPIVISKFITDAREIEVDAVATEGELFCYAIAEHVENAGVHSGDATIVLPPQRTYLETMRRVKLITKKIAKALEITGPFNIQFIAKDNEVKVIECNLRASRSFPFVSKTLKINFIEIATRLMLGEKVPRIDKSSFDLDYVGVKASQFSFTRLKGSDPVTGVEMSSTGEVACLGDDFNEAFLKSVLATGYKIPQKAVLLSTGTPRNKAELIDELLILKKMGLKFYGTKGTADFYKHNGGIDVEVLYRPYDNQEPSILTYMSEGKIDLVINIPKTAEKVELDSDYIIRRKAVDLNIPLLTNVQIAKRFIKALEQYNQQELPVKSWDEYV
- a CDS encoding M48 family metallopeptidase, which gives rise to MKKLRIYLSLIVLALIVYYCSTVPITGRKQLSLIPASEINALSFQQYGEFIKQNKLSEDKEATAMVRRVGTNIQKAVETYFAQNNLSDQLKGYEWEFNLVESDEVNAWCMPGGKVVVYTGILPLTKDETGLAVVMGHEIAHAIAQHGAERMSQGLLQQLGGMALSVALQNEPETTQNLFLAAYGVGTTVGIMLPFSRSHESEADRLGLIFMAMAGYNPEAAVDFWTRMSKASGPKAPEWLSTHPSDETRIADIKKHLPEALSYYKK
- the ychF gene encoding redox-regulated ATPase YchF, yielding MQIGIVGLPYSGKTTLFQTITKTLLDPTELTKSETHQAVIKVPDKRLDKLTEIFNPKKKVNATIEVVDVVGLQKGDAGSTQFTGNFLSKVKTNDALVQVVRLFDNPAVPHPDGSINMMRDINAFETEFILSDMALVEKRIESIKKQILKTQDEKLKKELPVLEKCLELLQEEKPLRDHHFTKEELQMLKTYQLLSIKPMLIALNFDETQVNDTEKYLSEVIKHKSGHNTKVLFFFGKIEMEMADLSEEDAKAFMQDYGITESALDKLIREAYDLLGLQSFFTVGEDECRAWTIKKGMNAQEAAGEIHTDFFKKFIRAEVVHYDDFIECGGSFAKAKELGKWRLEGKEYIVKDGDIISVRHS
- a CDS encoding AAA family ATPase, with amino-acid sequence MIKRQITSKLLLSLSDSPFVVIQGARQTGKSTLVKYLSEEKYPATYMTFDDLTILSAAQSNSLDLIIEI
- a CDS encoding M20/M25/M40 family metallo-hydrolase, with translation MKKLIPILIIFSFIIIKPQDRNAVSQITKESLIKTVSILSSKEYDGRLPGSEGYDKAAKFVSNKFLEMKLKPFGDAGYFQFLNVEYNRIDTPVVFEAIIDSETIIYKYGKDFVLRGFSGANSFTLPVAFCGYGISRPDLGYDDYQNVNVKNKIVIVFKQNPKWKIDDKDWGTAYPREKSLVAKQKGAKGILFVSLPNDEKPQPLIGSVMHGEGEQPTVFPQIHISIESANKLLSKVGLTLSECQTKIDEKKKPFSFLTRTKAKVIATTYYQKEAKTMNVVALLEGNDPILKNEYVVIGAHLDHVGSQAGLLFPGANDNASGSAGVLEIAKAFVADKVKPKRSIIFVSFASEEQGLNGSKHFVENLKVPEEKIVAMLNLDCIGYGDSIQVGNGKSSPKLWQIAKDFDEKNFKLMVSDTWSGGGADATPFHEKGIPSLYFVSKYSYDHLHLPTDTVETLNPDLFEKIVRLAFLTSKQIADGNYEREDVR
- a CDS encoding MarR family winged helix-turn-helix transcriptional regulator encodes the protein MKSIFNHKYQHNDVDAKLVLALERISHIFRVLLWEQTKQYNLSPIQTQILIHVYHQPEAERNITALAQRLNITKATVSDAVKSLVQKKLLKKLSDKEDARFFYLVLTPKGNELVKKIENWGEQFKRNFKDIPIGKKSALYETLLQILINFEEEGIINRNRICFTCRHFQKQKKNRKEIYFCQLLNLPLKTNELRVDCPEHELATG
- a CDS encoding cytochrome P460 family protein, which gives rise to MKKQIIISIFSVAAILVGAAVLFGFSNDEVKYPEGYRNWTHVKTLILEKGHPLYDAFGGIHHIYANKTALEGYKAGNKFKDGSVIVFDLLETVSADNAVAEGNRKVVGVMEKNSKKYRDTGGWGFEAFKGDTRERVVKNMEGDCFSCHLSQKDKDYVFSEYRK